A single Amphiura filiformis chromosome 19, Afil_fr2py, whole genome shotgun sequence DNA region contains:
- the LOC140141421 gene encoding muscle M-line assembly protein unc-89-like → MTFSLFFLALACHYCFNVMVITASSVETGPRVAQFASLEVFEGQSVELPCTISATIATKVCWHIASDHAVQTGSRYIQFCEDPERTSEHDGGRHEIIADEKLGIYNLKIDPVIKSDSGLYMCSIINELGIAVLFGSGRVSVVDSFPPSGDPECKFSARDVLQEGDMLSASCFAVEDGESPGIPLASLQWLDRNNEPIGQTMFAQANQINWEVSANDAGAVYKCIVRHIAMNNTRNCTVGPLNVFYRPILEIMAKPSKPEMGGNVTIVCTAKGNPGVSAIKWFIKDIPIIDYENTLDYSVITKMDTSRLTLFDLNEEQFNTTITCLAENEQGQRNTSIVLTKPPDPPIYRNYNNLRTVLILDLVALALIVFLSVCVLGCWSSWTNLSRRIRAKCGCFPSASPHHVPL, encoded by the coding sequence atgactttCTCACTATTTTTCCTCGCTTTGGCGTGTCATTACTGCTTCAATGTCATGGTCATTACTGCCTCGAGCGTAGAGACGGGACCGCGTGTGGCACAGTTTGCAAGCTTGGAAGTCTTTGAGGGTCAATCCGTTGAGTTACCGTGTACAATATCAGCTACTATTGCTACCAAAGTCTGTTGGCATATTGCATCGGATCATGCTGTACAAACTGGTTCCAGATATATTCAATTCTGTGAGGATCCTGAAAGAACTTCCGAACACGATGGTGGACGACATGAAATTATTGCAGATGAAAAACTCgggatttataatttaaaaattgatcCGGTTATAAAGTCTGATTCGGGATTATACATGTGTTCGATTATTAATGAACTTGGTATTGCAGTATTGTTTGGATCAGGAAGAGTTTCTGTAGTGGATTCATTCCCACCATCAGGGGACCCAGAATGTAAATTCTCAGCACGAGATGTGTTACAAGAAGGGGACATGCTTTCTGCGTCTTGTTTTGCTGTCGAAGATGGTGAATCGCCAGGAATACCTCTCGCGTCTTTACAATGGTTGGACCGTAACAATGAACCAATTGGTCAAACTATGTTTGCGCAAGCCAATCAGATCAACTGGGAAGTAAGCGCGAACGACGCAGGAGCAGTTTACAAGTGTATAGTGCGTCACATCGCTATGAATAATACGCGGAATTGCACCGTAGGACCTTTAAATGTATTTTACCGACCGATACTGGAAATAATGGCAAAGCCATCCAAGCCTGAAATGGGTGGAAATGTAACAATAGTTTGCACTGCTAAAGGCAATCCTGGAGTAAGTGCAATAAAATGGTTCATTAAAGATATTCCAATAATTGACTATGAAAATACGCTTGATTATTCTGTTATTACAAAAATGGATACATCGAGATTGACTTTATTTGACTTAAATGAAGAACAATTTAACACTACCATAACTTGTTTGGCAGAAAATGAACAAGGACAAAGAAATACATCGATTGTATTAACCAAACCACCGGATCCACCGATATATAGAAATTATAATAATTTAAGAACAGTTTTAATTTTAGATTTAGTAGCTTTAGCATTGATAGTTTTCTTATCTGTTTGTGTGTTGGGTTGTTGGAGTAGTTGGACAAATTTATCACGAAGAATTCGCGCCAAATGTGGTTGTTTTCCGTCTGCATCGCCTCACCATGTCCCATTATGA